One genomic region from Geothermobacter ehrlichii encodes:
- a CDS encoding cation diffusion facilitator family transporter gives MKHARRKIRAARLAVLTASSLAVAKLVTGLLTGSLAVLASALDSVLDIIMSGVNYFAIHHASQPADENHPFGHGKFETVATLIQSSAIAGTGILIGYESVRRLLNGVELVRLENGMIVLLVSAVASVAISRHLRRVAAECDSSALKADSLHFAMDVYTNLALLLGLILVTAFDAPWIDPLLSLLAAFYILFEAFKLLRHGMRDVLDEELPQPMRDEIRQLIEKHQGVMASYHNLRTRRAGSQKMMDFHLTVCRHLTIEEAHDIADLLEERIRSEIPGADVTIHIEPCSVDRCPGADACREDRMRLEIADDNAQQQAP, from the coding sequence ATGAAACACGCACGCCGGAAAATCCGCGCCGCCCGCCTCGCCGTCCTGACGGCGTCGAGCCTGGCCGTGGCCAAACTGGTGACAGGCCTGCTGACCGGGTCCCTGGCCGTTCTGGCCTCGGCTCTCGATTCGGTTCTCGACATCATCATGAGCGGCGTCAACTACTTCGCCATTCATCACGCGTCTCAGCCCGCCGACGAGAACCATCCCTTCGGCCACGGCAAGTTCGAGACCGTCGCCACCCTGATCCAGTCCTCGGCCATCGCCGGAACCGGCATCCTCATCGGCTACGAATCGGTGCGACGGCTGCTGAACGGCGTCGAACTCGTCCGGCTGGAAAACGGCATGATCGTACTGCTGGTGAGCGCCGTCGCCTCGGTCGCCATCAGCCGCCACCTGCGCCGGGTCGCCGCCGAATGCGACTCGTCGGCCCTGAAGGCCGACAGCCTGCACTTCGCCATGGACGTCTACACCAACCTGGCGCTGCTGCTCGGCCTGATCCTGGTCACCGCCTTCGACGCCCCATGGATCGATCCGCTGCTGTCGCTGCTGGCGGCGTTCTACATCCTCTTCGAAGCGTTCAAGCTGCTGCGCCACGGCATGCGCGACGTGCTGGACGAGGAGCTGCCGCAACCGATGCGCGACGAGATCAGGCAACTGATCGAAAAGCACCAGGGAGTGATGGCCAGCTATCACAACCTGCGCACCCGCCGTGCCGGCTCACAGAAAATGATGGATTTTCACCTGACCGTCTGCCGGCATCTCACCATCGAAGAGGCGCACGACATCGCCGACCTGCTGGAGGAGCGCATCCGCAGCGAAATCCCGGGCGCCGACGTCACCATCCACATCGAGCCCTGCTCCGTCGACCGCTGTCCGGGCGCGGACGCCTGCCGCGAAGACCGCATGCGCCTGGAGATCGCCGACGACAACGCGCAACAACAGGCCCCCTGA
- a CDS encoding metallophosphoesterase family protein translates to MRIGVIADTHLQSQQECRRFSDRLLDGPFHSVDMIFHAGDLGNSELLFCLAPCPVVAVAGNTDRPHPELPPQRLLTLEGRRIVLAHGWGGGDSVAADLLRHFGPERPDVIVFGHSHVPENRRVGKTLLFNPGSPTRPRSSVGATVGVLEIVGGEVAGEILPWRD, encoded by the coding sequence ATGCGCATCGGGGTGATCGCCGACACACATCTTCAGAGCCAGCAGGAATGCCGGCGGTTCTCCGATCGGCTTCTGGATGGACCCTTCCATTCGGTCGACATGATCTTTCATGCCGGCGATCTGGGCAACAGCGAGCTGTTGTTCTGCCTGGCTCCCTGTCCGGTGGTGGCGGTCGCCGGCAATACCGATCGGCCGCATCCCGAATTGCCGCCGCAGCGTCTGCTCACCCTTGAAGGGCGACGTATCGTGCTGGCGCATGGCTGGGGGGGCGGCGATAGTGTCGCCGCCGATCTGCTCAGGCATTTCGGGCCGGAGCGACCCGACGTGATCGTTTTCGGCCACAGTCATGTCCCCGAGAACAGGAGGGTGGGGAAAACGCTGCTGTTCAACCCGGGAAGCCCGACGCGACCCCGGTCGAGTGTGGGCGCGACCGTTGGCGTACTCGAGATTGTTGGCGGAGAAGTGGCGGGAGAGATCCTGCCCTGGCGCGACTGA
- a CDS encoding ExbD/TolR family protein, translating into MLIRRRSEEEPRVDLTPMVDVVFLLLIFFMISTTFVETPGIDIKLPESSLTVSEKKPDEVQVYIDRDGNLFFQGKKTGIGQLRKKLARSMAGNRKATFVLMADKEVRHGLVVEVMDVARSAGFYNMAIATESRRGTDRQE; encoded by the coding sequence ATGCTTATTCGTCGCCGCAGTGAAGAGGAGCCGCGCGTCGACCTGACGCCGATGGTCGATGTCGTCTTTCTGCTGCTCATCTTCTTCATGATCTCCACCACCTTTGTCGAAACCCCCGGCATCGACATCAAGCTTCCCGAGTCCTCCCTGACCGTTTCCGAAAAGAAGCCCGACGAGGTGCAGGTCTATATCGACCGGGACGGCAACCTGTTTTTTCAGGGCAAGAAGACCGGTATCGGTCAGTTGCGGAAAAAGCTCGCCAGATCCATGGCCGGGAATCGCAAGGCGACGTTCGTGCTGATGGCCGACAAGGAGGTTCGGCACGGGCTGGTCGTGGAGGTCATGGATGTCGCCCGCTCGGCCGGATTCTACAACATGGCGATCGCCACCGAGAGCAGGCGCGGAACCGACAGGCAGGAATAG
- a CDS encoding HIT family protein — translation MKRLWAPWRMTYINGEDRQGRKGCIFCLDASTDEDEERLILHRGERAFVIMNRYPYSNGHLMVAPYRHTADLASLNADEVHEIWRLTVLARDVLRHWGNPDGFNVGMNWGKVAGAGVEDHLHQHVVPRWNGDTNFMPVLADVRVIPQHLEETATVLREIFRQIR, via the coding sequence ATGAAACGACTCTGGGCTCCCTGGCGGATGACTTACATCAACGGCGAGGACAGGCAGGGCAGAAAAGGCTGCATCTTCTGCCTCGACGCTTCGACCGACGAAGATGAGGAACGGCTGATTCTCCACCGCGGCGAGCGGGCCTTCGTCATCATGAACCGCTACCCCTATTCGAACGGCCATCTGATGGTTGCGCCCTACCGGCACACCGCGGATCTGGCTTCGCTCAATGCCGACGAGGTGCACGAGATCTGGCGGCTGACGGTGCTGGCCCGGGATGTTCTGCGCCACTGGGGGAATCCCGACGGCTTCAATGTCGGCATGAACTGGGGCAAGGTCGCCGGCGCCGGGGTCGAAGACCATCTTCACCAGCATGTCGTTCCCCGCTGGAACGGGGACACCAACTTCATGCCGGTTCTGGCCGATGTGCGGGTCATTCCGCAGCATCTGGAAGAAACCGCCACCGTGTTGCGGGAGATATTCCGGCAGATAAGATGA
- a CDS encoding MotA/TolQ/ExbB proton channel family protein, with protein MLELFVKGGPLMWPLLACSVLALAIFIVKLLWFARQRREGRELFKEVVTLAQEERFDEAIIVCRQSSSPLAQVLLAALRQAGRPREHVKTVAGEVAGQQSVAFERYLGLLSTIGTISPLLGLLGTVVGMIEAFNVIATVGVGTPQTLGGGISQALITTATGMAVAIPVILAHRFLLGQMKSLVVAMEEYILRIVDLVGD; from the coding sequence ATGCTCGAGTTGTTTGTCAAGGGTGGGCCGCTGATGTGGCCTCTGCTGGCCTGTTCCGTTCTGGCCCTGGCCATTTTTATCGTGAAGCTGCTCTGGTTTGCCCGGCAGCGGCGCGAGGGGCGCGAACTGTTCAAGGAAGTGGTGACCCTGGCACAGGAAGAGCGATTCGATGAGGCGATCATTGTCTGTCGCCAGTCGTCTTCGCCGCTGGCCCAGGTCCTTCTGGCCGCCCTGCGCCAGGCCGGGCGGCCCCGGGAACATGTCAAGACGGTGGCCGGTGAGGTCGCCGGTCAACAGAGTGTCGCCTTTGAGCGCTACCTGGGACTGCTGTCGACCATCGGCACCATCTCTCCTCTGCTGGGGCTTCTGGGTACTGTGGTCGGCATGATCGAGGCCTTCAATGTCATCGCCACAGTTGGCGTGGGGACGCCGCAGACCCTTGGCGGCGGGATTTCCCAGGCCCTGATCACCACCGCCACCGGCATGGCGGTCGCCATTCCGGTGATTCTGGCGCACCGCTTTCTTCTCGGGCAGATGAAGAGCCTGGTCGTGGCCATGGAGGAATACATCCTGCGTATCGTCGACCTGGTTGGAGACTAG
- a CDS encoding NADP-dependent malic enzyme, whose amino-acid sequence MSKREEALEYHRTGRKGKIEVITTKPCATSRDLSLAYSPGVAEPCLEIAKNPNDAYEYTAKGNLVAVVSNGTAVLGLGDIGALAGKPVMEGKGVLFKSFADIDVFDIELDTKDPDELIRTVKLLEPTFGGINLEDIKGPECFYIEEKLKEIMSIPVFHDDQHGTAIIAAAGMLNALEIIGKKIEDVKMVVNGAGAAGIACANLAISLGVRKENVILCDSKGVIYKGRTEGMNAYKERLAVETDARTLGDAMRGADIFFGVSVKGALTPEMLKTMAEDPIVFAMANPDPEITPPEAKAVRPDVIIGTGRSDYPNQVNNVLCFPFLFRGALDTHASAINEEMKMAAVKALANLAKLDVPDSVRRAYGGENIKFGREYLIPKPFDPRVLLHVAPAVAQAAMDSGVARRPIKNMEKYIEGLEARQARSKQVMRTLINKAKANPKRIVFPEGEEEKILRACQILVDEGIARPILLGDEKEIRAKIEELNLDLNGVQIIDPMTYEERGKYIDTLFKMRQRKGITRAEAKRLIKKSRNYFGAMMVHLGDADTLLSGIDHHYPETIRPALEIIGKKDGLSKVHGAYMMVTKKEVVFFADTTVTIEPTPEELAETAILTAEKARHFDIEPRVAMLSFSNFGSAKHPLTLKVKKATALVKEWAPELTVDGEIQANVALDPELVANQYPFSTLKGNANVFIFPDLQSGNISYKLLHKLGGAEQIGPILMGMKKPVHVLQRGDAVADIVNMAAVAVVDAQGQ is encoded by the coding sequence ATGTCGAAACGTGAAGAAGCTCTCGAATACCACCGCACGGGACGCAAGGGAAAAATCGAGGTCATCACCACCAAACCCTGCGCCACCAGCCGCGACCTTTCCCTTGCCTACAGCCCGGGCGTTGCCGAGCCCTGCCTCGAAATCGCCAAGAACCCCAACGACGCCTACGAATATACCGCCAAGGGTAATCTCGTCGCCGTCGTCTCCAATGGCACCGCCGTTCTTGGCCTCGGTGACATCGGCGCCCTGGCCGGCAAGCCGGTTATGGAGGGCAAGGGCGTCCTTTTCAAAAGCTTTGCCGATATCGACGTATTCGACATCGAACTCGACACCAAGGACCCCGACGAGCTGATCCGCACCGTCAAGCTGCTTGAACCGACCTTCGGCGGCATCAACCTCGAAGACATCAAGGGGCCGGAATGCTTCTACATCGAAGAAAAGCTCAAGGAGATCATGAGTATTCCGGTCTTTCACGACGACCAGCACGGCACCGCCATCATCGCCGCCGCCGGCATGCTCAACGCCCTGGAGATCATCGGCAAGAAGATCGAGGATGTGAAGATGGTGGTCAACGGTGCCGGCGCCGCCGGCATCGCCTGCGCCAACCTGGCCATCAGCCTGGGCGTACGCAAGGAGAACGTCATCCTCTGCGACTCCAAGGGAGTGATCTACAAGGGGCGCACCGAAGGGATGAACGCGTACAAGGAGCGCCTCGCCGTCGAAACCGACGCCAGGACGCTCGGGGATGCCATGCGGGGGGCCGACATCTTCTTCGGCGTTTCGGTCAAGGGTGCCCTGACGCCGGAGATGCTCAAGACCATGGCCGAGGATCCGATCGTCTTCGCCATGGCCAATCCCGACCCGGAAATTACGCCGCCGGAAGCCAAGGCCGTCCGTCCCGACGTCATCATCGGCACCGGCCGTTCCGACTATCCGAACCAGGTCAACAACGTTCTCTGCTTCCCTTTCCTCTTCCGTGGTGCCCTCGACACCCACGCCAGCGCCATCAACGAAGAGATGAAAATGGCGGCCGTCAAGGCGCTGGCCAACCTGGCCAAGCTCGACGTCCCCGACTCCGTCCGCCGGGCCTATGGCGGCGAAAACATCAAGTTCGGCCGCGAATACCTCATTCCCAAGCCCTTCGATCCCCGCGTCCTGCTGCACGTCGCACCGGCCGTGGCCCAGGCGGCGATGGACTCGGGCGTGGCGCGGCGGCCGATCAAGAACATGGAGAAGTACATCGAAGGTCTCGAGGCGCGCCAGGCCCGCTCCAAGCAGGTCATGCGAACCCTGATCAACAAGGCCAAGGCCAACCCGAAACGGATCGTCTTCCCCGAAGGCGAAGAGGAAAAGATTCTCCGCGCCTGCCAGATCCTGGTCGACGAAGGGATCGCCAGGCCGATCCTGCTCGGCGACGAGAAGGAAATCCGCGCCAAGATCGAGGAGCTCAACCTCGACCTGAACGGTGTCCAGATCATCGACCCGATGACCTACGAAGAGCGCGGAAAATACATCGACACCCTGTTCAAGATGCGGCAGCGCAAGGGGATCACCCGGGCCGAGGCCAAGCGGCTGATCAAGAAAAGCCGCAACTATTTCGGTGCCATGATGGTTCATCTCGGCGACGCCGACACGCTGCTTTCGGGCATCGACCATCACTATCCCGAAACCATCCGGCCGGCGCTGGAGATCATCGGCAAAAAAGACGGCCTGTCCAAGGTTCACGGCGCCTACATGATGGTCACCAAGAAAGAGGTCGTCTTCTTCGCCGACACCACCGTCACCATCGAACCGACGCCGGAAGAGCTGGCCGAAACCGCCATCCTCACCGCCGAGAAGGCGCGTCATTTCGACATTGAGCCGCGGGTGGCCATGCTCTCCTTCTCCAACTTCGGCAGCGCCAAACATCCGCTGACCCTCAAGGTCAAGAAAGCCACCGCCCTGGTCAAGGAATGGGCTCCCGAACTGACGGTCGACGGCGAAATCCAGGCCAACGTCGCCCTCGACCCGGAACTGGTGGCCAACCAGTACCCCTTCTCGACCCTGAAGGGTAACGCCAACGTCTTCATCTTCCCCGACCTGCAGTCGGGCAACATTTCCTACAAGCTGCTGCACAAGCTCGGCGGCGCCGAGCAGATCGGGCCGATTCTGATGGGCATGAAGAAGCCGGTGCACGTGCTGCAGCGTGGCGACGCCGTAGCCGACATCGTCAACATGGCGGCGGTCGCCGTCGTCGACGCCCAAGGGCAGTAA
- a CDS encoding methyl-accepting chemotaxis protein, with protein MDRSRADTDMGKAWLCCLAGFFLGFLAPVGWLVLRLVFFRQAGQSLFEQIVGEVAGSSPQVALYVYMGLGTALVFALFGYLIGRAWQQLHERAKRLDSLNATMEAQRDEFEERFNALNSNIKNFHAINTLIQKSGSVNEVIRLAADGLYNILGYDRVNIWMLDADRKNLVLAISKGTGYEGELSLPLDERLGVIYKAVLEGRPFRVDDMRKMPADYRLAEEYTGHEPIRSRSFILCPIRVHDRVVGLFGVDNKRKKAQLDDTDVDTVRLFADQVAMTLTKIDLLRAVDSLTRELERTFGELLGYREDYVAINRQLKEAGQGNADTIREISGSAEVVREAVEETRSAAGEISVTIAQVSENINSLHEFIDSSVASITEMAATLKSVEENAVQSQTMIEGVQERAQDGVRRVEETIAAMERIRQAVETATADIARLSGISDEVGGITMVIGEIAKKTNLLALNAAIIAAQAGEHGSSFAVVADEVGALAREAGESTEAIARLVGEIRAATGDVVRNIETTRDMVDKGISTGVELEGSLQQMVEQADNSTGMSREIRKATNEVAKSAEAINTSVIRLGEMAAQISHASKEQTRGIRSIVHAIEEIKTMTDDMVAATERQQVNMRNIDTAVDRVGRMASRIFRELDSRQQGSQEVIEKLEVVRALGRKKDD; from the coding sequence ATGGATCGGTCTCGTGCCGACACTGACATGGGCAAAGCCTGGCTTTGCTGCCTGGCCGGTTTCTTCCTCGGGTTTCTGGCGCCGGTCGGCTGGCTCGTCCTCCGTCTCGTCTTCTTCCGGCAAGCCGGTCAGTCCCTGTTCGAGCAGATTGTCGGCGAGGTTGCCGGTTCCTCTCCGCAGGTCGCCCTCTATGTCTACATGGGGCTGGGAACGGCCCTGGTGTTCGCTCTTTTCGGCTATCTCATCGGCAGGGCCTGGCAGCAGCTGCATGAGCGGGCGAAACGGCTCGACAGCCTCAACGCCACCATGGAAGCCCAGCGCGACGAGTTCGAGGAGCGGTTCAATGCCCTCAACAGCAACATCAAGAACTTTCACGCCATCAACACCCTCATCCAGAAATCGGGCAGCGTCAACGAGGTGATCCGGCTTGCCGCCGACGGGCTGTACAACATTCTCGGCTACGACCGCGTCAACATCTGGATGCTTGATGCCGATCGGAAAAACCTGGTGCTTGCCATATCGAAGGGGACCGGCTACGAAGGCGAGCTTTCTCTGCCGCTGGATGAACGCCTCGGTGTCATCTACAAGGCGGTTCTGGAGGGACGTCCGTTTCGGGTCGACGACATGCGCAAGATGCCTGCGGACTATCGCCTGGCCGAGGAATACACCGGTCACGAACCGATCAGGTCGCGCAGCTTCATCCTCTGTCCCATCCGGGTGCACGACCGGGTTGTCGGCCTGTTCGGGGTCGACAACAAGCGCAAGAAGGCCCAGCTTGACGATACCGACGTCGATACGGTGCGGCTTTTCGCCGACCAGGTCGCCATGACCCTGACCAAGATCGACCTGTTGCGAGCGGTCGATTCGCTGACCAGGGAGCTCGAACGGACCTTCGGCGAGCTGCTCGGCTACCGCGAGGACTACGTGGCCATCAACAGACAGCTCAAGGAGGCCGGCCAGGGCAACGCCGACACCATTCGCGAGATATCCGGCAGCGCCGAGGTGGTCAGGGAAGCGGTCGAGGAAACTCGGTCCGCCGCCGGGGAAATTTCTGTCACCATCGCCCAGGTGTCGGAAAACATCAACAGCCTGCACGAATTTATCGACAGTTCGGTGGCGTCGATTACCGAAATGGCCGCCACCCTGAAGAGCGTCGAGGAGAACGCCGTGCAGTCGCAAACGATGATCGAGGGGGTCCAGGAACGGGCGCAGGATGGTGTCCGCCGGGTCGAGGAGACCATTGCCGCCATGGAGCGCATCCGCCAGGCGGTCGAAACGGCTACCGCCGATATCGCGCGGCTGTCGGGAATCAGCGACGAAGTGGGTGGCATCACCATGGTGATCGGCGAGATCGCCAAGAAGACCAACCTGCTGGCCCTGAATGCCGCCATTATCGCCGCCCAGGCCGGAGAGCATGGCAGTTCGTTTGCCGTTGTCGCCGACGAGGTCGGCGCCCTGGCGCGGGAAGCCGGCGAATCGACCGAAGCCATCGCCCGGCTGGTGGGGGAGATCCGGGCCGCGACCGGCGATGTGGTGCGCAACATCGAGACGACCAGAGACATGGTCGACAAGGGGATTTCGACCGGTGTCGAGCTGGAGGGTTCCCTGCAGCAGATGGTGGAGCAGGCGGACAATTCGACCGGCATGTCGCGGGAGATCCGCAAGGCGACCAACGAGGTCGCCAAAAGCGCCGAAGCCATCAACACCTCGGTGATCCGGCTCGGCGAGATGGCCGCCCAGATCTCTCATGCCTCGAAGGAGCAGACCAGAGGCATCCGGAGTATCGTCCACGCCATCGAAGAGATCAAGACCATGACCGACGACATGGTCGCCGCCACCGAGAGGCAACAGGTGAACATGCGCAACATCGATACGGCGGTCGATCGGGTCGGCCGCATGGCGAGCCGGATTTTCCGCGAACTCGATTCACGGCAGCAGGGTAGCCAGGAGGTTATCGAGAAGCTCGAGGTCGTGCGTGCCCTCGGGCGGAAGAAAGACGATTGA
- the thrC gene encoding threonine synthase yields MDYQSTRGKVGGIPFSKAVLMGLADDGGLLLPAEIPRLTPGDIDALGKLDYRELAFQIISLYATDIPAADLRELVDRSYAAFTHPDITPVVHKDGVFILELFHGPTLAFKDVALQFLGNLFEYLLAADNARMNILGATSGDTGSAAIYGVRGKKNINIFILHPHGRVSPIQKLQMTTVTDDNVFNLAIRGTFDDGQAIVKEIFGDVDFKQRYSLGAINSINWARVLAQIVYYFHAWNRVREQTGCNSIDFAVPTGNFGDIFAGYVAKRMGLPVGKLLLATNENNILTRFINEGDYSVGEVRPTLSPSMDIQKASNFERYLYYLLDGDSAKLAAWMQTFNETGRLPRDEALAEKVRRDFASASIGNDRTLETIRDFHAGTGYILDPHTATGVATARVLAEGSRPVVCLATAHPAKFGDAVQQAIGQLPPMPQSLAGIEERESRCKIVDADTQKIRAFIEAHAL; encoded by the coding sequence ATGGACTATCAAAGCACCCGGGGCAAGGTGGGTGGCATTCCCTTCAGCAAGGCCGTCCTCATGGGGCTGGCCGACGACGGCGGCCTGCTCCTTCCGGCCGAGATACCGCGCCTGACTCCGGGAGACATCGACGCCCTGGGCAAACTCGACTACCGGGAGCTGGCCTTCCAGATCATCTCCCTGTATGCCACCGACATTCCGGCCGCCGATCTCAGAGAGCTGGTCGACCGCTCCTACGCCGCATTCACCCACCCTGACATCACACCGGTGGTGCACAAGGACGGAGTTTTCATTCTCGAACTGTTCCACGGCCCGACTCTGGCGTTCAAGGACGTCGCCCTGCAGTTTCTCGGCAACCTGTTCGAATACCTGCTCGCCGCCGACAACGCCCGCATGAACATTCTCGGCGCCACCTCGGGCGACACGGGGTCGGCCGCGATCTACGGCGTGCGGGGGAAGAAGAACATCAATATCTTCATCCTTCACCCCCACGGCCGGGTCTCCCCGATCCAGAAGCTGCAGATGACCACGGTCACCGACGACAACGTCTTCAACCTCGCCATCCGGGGCACATTCGACGACGGTCAGGCCATCGTCAAGGAGATCTTCGGCGACGTCGATTTCAAGCAGAGATACAGCCTTGGTGCCATCAACTCCATCAACTGGGCGCGGGTTCTGGCGCAGATCGTCTACTATTTTCACGCCTGGAACCGGGTCAGGGAACAGACCGGGTGCAACAGCATCGACTTTGCCGTGCCCACGGGCAATTTCGGCGACATCTTCGCCGGCTACGTGGCCAAACGCATGGGACTGCCGGTTGGCAAGCTGCTGCTCGCGACCAATGAGAACAATATTCTGACCCGCTTCATCAACGAGGGCGACTACTCGGTGGGCGAGGTCCGACCCACCCTCTCCCCCTCGATGGACATCCAGAAGGCCAGCAACTTCGAGCGCTACCTCTACTACCTGCTCGATGGCGACAGCGCGAAACTCGCGGCCTGGATGCAGACCTTCAACGAAACGGGACGCCTGCCGCGCGACGAAGCCCTGGCCGAAAAGGTCCGCCGCGATTTCGCGTCGGCGAGCATCGGAAACGACCGGACCCTGGAAACCATCCGGGATTTTCACGCCGGTACCGGCTACATCCTCGATCCCCACACCGCGACCGGCGTGGCGACGGCCCGGGTTCTTGCCGAGGGTTCCCGTCCGGTCGTCTGCCTGGCGACAGCCCACCCGGCCAAGTTCGGCGATGCGGTGCAACAGGCGATCGGCCAACTGCCACCGATGCCGCAGAGCCTTGCCGGCATCGAAGAGCGCGAAAGCCGCTGCAAAATCGTCGACGCCGACACGCAGAAGATCAGGGCGTTCATCGAAGCTCACGCTCTTTGA